Below is a window of Planctomycetes bacterium MalM25 DNA.
ACCGATGCCGGACTCCGAGTAACCTTGTGCGATGCGCAACAACCAATCCGGCAACGGGCTGAATGGCTGGATCTCACTGCGCACCGTGCAGACAACCCATAGAGTGCTCAGCCACCACAGCAGACAACCCACACCAGCCCAAAGCCGGACCTTTGCTGGGTAGCTCTTATCCTTCGCCAAACCCCAACAGACGACCCCGGCTAGAAAAAAGGACACCGTGATTGGAGTCACGCCGGCATGTGACGCAAGCAGTGAGAACACCCTGCACCCCTCATCTGTGTTTATCCGTGTTCATCTGTGGTTCCTAATCGATCCACCCGCCCCCCAGCACACGGGCCGGCTCGTCGGCCGCGTAGCAGACCACGGCTTGGCCGGGAGTGACCCCCTGCTGGGGCTCGTCGAAAACGACTCGGAAACGCCCCGCGCCGAGCAGCTCCAGCATCGCCGGCGCGGCGGCGGAGTTGTAACGGATCTGGGCTTCGCAGCGGATCGGTTCGCCCTTGTGCAATTCGATCAGCCAGTTGGCTTCGGACGCTTCGAGCGCTGACCGATTGAGATCGCCGCGCTCTCCGAGGACGACACGCTTGGTCTCCGGCTCGATGGCAACGACGAACATCGGCTTGCCGAGCGCGATGCCCAGGCCCTTGCGCTGGCCGACCGTGAAGCCATCGATCCCCGTGTGGCGGCCGACGACCTCGCCGTCGGTCGTGACGAAGTCGCCCGCGCGGTCCTCGTCGTCCAAGCGGCGCTTCACGAACTCGTCATAGCGGCCCTGGGTGACGAAGCAGATCTCCTGGCTGTCCTTCTTCTCCGCGACGTTCAGCCCGATGCCCGCGGCGAGCTCGCGGATCTTCGGCTTCTGAAAACCGCCCACCGGCAGCAGCATCCGCGGCAAGAGCTCGCGGCCGATGCCCGCCAGCACGTACGACTGGTCCTTGCCCGCGTCGACGCCCCGCAGGAGCGCCGCGCCGTCGTCGCGCTGCTCCAATCGGGCATAGTGGCCCGTCGCCACGAACTCGGCGCCGATCGAGTCGGCGTAGTCGAACAGCTTGCCGAACTTGATCCAGTTGTTGCACTGCACGCACGGGTTCGGCGTGCGGCCGCGGGCGTACTCGTCCACGAAGTAATCCATGATGCGCCCGAACTCGGCGTCCAGGTCGAGCGCGTAAAAGGGCATCCCCAACCGGTCGGAGACCCGGCGGGCGTCCTCGGCGTCGGCCGCGGTGCAGCAGCCCTGCTTGTGATCGAGCCGGTTAACCACGGGGAGCTGTTTCCCTGATAGCCCCGACCAAGCTTGGTCGGGGTGACTGCCCAATCCGTTCTCCTGATCTCCTCCACTCCCAGCACCCTCCACCGCACACGCGGCCGGGCTCTGCTCCCCGTGCCGCATGAAGACCCCCACGACCTCGTGCCCCGCTTCGAGCAGCAAGTGCGCAGCGACACTCGAATCGACGCCGCCGGACATGGCTAGAACAACGCGGGACATCTTTCTCCGTACGGTTGCTTATCCGCTGGTCTGGCGAGCCCCCGACATGAGTCGGGGGCTCGCCGTTGGACCGCCCACTATCCTACGCGGTCGGGGCCCCGATATCATGCAGGACTCTCACCCAGGCAACGAGACCCACCGGCGCTCCCATGGACAAAGAATGGCACGATCGCGGCGACGCGATCCAGGAGGCTCTGACGCAGCTCAGAGACTCTCTTTGACTACGCCAACAAGAAGGAACGCATCGCGGCCATCGAGGCCGAGCAGGGCCAACCCGGATTCTGGGACAACCAGGAGAAGGCCCAAGCCGCCATCGGCGAGATGAAGGGGCTGATGAGCGTCGTCGGACCGCTCGACGAGGCGATCTCCGCGGCCGAGGACCTGGCGGCCGCCTTCGAGATGGCCGAGGAGGACCCCGACTTCGAGTCGGAGGCCCAGGGCGAAGTCGAGCGGATCGAGCAGATGCTCGAGGGCCTGAAGCTCTCCGCCCTGCTGAACGGCCCCAACGACGGCGCCGGCGCGATCATCACCATCAACGCCCGCGACGGCGGCACCGACGCCAACGACTGGGCCGAGATGCTCCTGCGGATGTACATCCAGTGGGCCGGCAAGGGGGAGTACTCCGCCGAGCTGCTCGACCGGGACGACAATCAAGAGGCGGGCATCAACAGCGCCTCGATCGCGATCCGCGGCCCGATGGCGTACGGCTACCTGCGCGGCGAGACCGGCATGCACCGGCTCGTGCGGATCAGCCCGTTCAACTCGGAAGGCAAACGCCAGACGAGCTTCGCCGCGGTCGACGTCACGCCCGAGATCAACGACTCGATCGACATCGAGATCGCCGAGTCCGACGTGCGGACGGACACCTACCGCGCCTCGGGCGCGGGCGGTCAGCACGTCAACAAGACCGACTCCGCGGTGCGCCTCACGCACCTGCCGACCGGCGCGGTCGTGCAGTGCCAGAATGAGCGCTCCCAGCACAAGAACCGCGCCAGCGCCTGGAAGATGCTCCGCGCGAAGATCGCGCAGCTCGAAGAGGACAAGCGCGACGCCGAGGAGGCCGCCGCCCGCGGTCAGCAGGCGAAGACCGGCTTCGGCAGCCAGATCCGCAACTACTTCCTGCACCCCGACCAGCGGGTGAAGGACACACGGACGAAGTACCAGCAGGGCAACTTCCACAACGTGCTGGACGGCGACATCCAGGGCTTCCTCGAAGCGGTCCTCCGCTGGCGCGCCGGCCAGCCCGTCGAAGACGACGGCGACGACGACTGACCACGCGACTGCCCATCAAGGGCGAGCCGCAAGCGTCAGCGCCCGGAGGTTGAACCACCGATGAACACGGATAAACGCGGATGCCAAAAGAGGGCGACACCGGCGCCAAGCTAACGAGCGGCGAGCTGACGCTCGAGTTCATCTGGCGTGGCGATCGCTTCGAGCACGTCATCCAACGGGGCGAAGACTCCTTGGCTTCCGCCTCAGCGCCGGGGATCGAAACGCCCGTCTACCAAGAGGTCCACCAGCAGGGGGAACTCGTCTTCGCGTCGGGCATGTCGGGCGACCGGCACTGGTCGGCGAGCGTCGAGCCGATCGAGAACGGGTTCGTCTTCGACGTCGCCTGCCGGATTAAGTCGAATGTCGAGAGGCTTGGCGTCGCGTACGAAGGAGACGGCCCACTAGAAGCCGCGCCAACCGACGGATCGGAGCTGACCAACCCGACTCAAGGCAAGCACCTTATCACCGCGCCATCTCCAAGCCGCGATCTACCCCGTACGTTGCGCTGCTGCTACCGCATCAACGGTGGGATCATCAGGTGACTCACTCCGCGCCCCCTTCGGGCCCCAAACGGGCCGGCCAGGTCTTCCCGCCATCGCGGTACAACGCGGGACGCGGCTTGCCGACCGGCTTGGTCAGCTCGCGGATCCAGATGTTGCGGAAGCGGACCGGGTTGCCGTGGTCCTGCAGCATGATCGGCCCCTTCTCCGGCAGGTCGCCGTAGCTCGAAGGCTTGTGCCACGCCGTGTCACCGGTGAGGACGTGGTGGTTCTGCACGAGCACCCCGTTGTGGACGACGGTGACCGTCGCCGGGATGATCTTCGC
It encodes the following:
- the mnmA gene encoding tRNA-specific 2-thiouridylase MnmA; this translates as MSRVVLAMSGGVDSSVAAHLLLEAGHEVVGVFMRHGEQSPAACAVEGAGSGGDQENGLGSHPDQAWSGLSGKQLPVVNRLDHKQGCCTAADAEDARRVSDRLGMPFYALDLDAEFGRIMDYFVDEYARGRTPNPCVQCNNWIKFGKLFDYADSIGAEFVATGHYARLEQRDDGAALLRGVDAGKDQSYVLAGIGRELLPRMLLPVGGFQKPKIRELAAGIGLNVAEKKDSQEICFVTQGRYDEFVKRRLDDEDRAGDFVTTDGEVVGRHTGIDGFTVGQRKGLGIALGKPMFVVAIEPETKRVVLGERGDLNRSALEASEANWLIELHKGEPIRCEAQIRYNSAAAPAMLELLGAGRFRVVFDEPQQGVTPGQAVVCYAADEPARVLGGGWID
- the prfB gene encoding Peptide chain release factor RF2 — its product is MSVVGPLDEAISAAEDLAAAFEMAEEDPDFESEAQGEVERIEQMLEGLKLSALLNGPNDGAGAIITINARDGGTDANDWAEMLLRMYIQWAGKGEYSAELLDRDDNQEAGINSASIAIRGPMAYGYLRGETGMHRLVRISPFNSEGKRQTSFAAVDVTPEINDSIDIEIAESDVRTDTYRASGAGGQHVNKTDSAVRLTHLPTGAVVQCQNERSQHKNRASAWKMLRAKIAQLEEDKRDAEEAAARGQQAKTGFGSQIRNYFLHPDQRVKDTRTKYQQGNFHNVLDGDIQGFLEAVLRWRAGQPVEDDGDDD